A window of the Microbulbifer aggregans genome harbors these coding sequences:
- a CDS encoding carbohydrate ABC transporter permease, whose translation MKSSWLSIALRYLALAAVAMLTMGPFLWLLSTALKSGSENIFQYPPSLLPAQPTLENFWRVIETQPFLLYLKNSVLVAGLAVGANLIFASLAAYPLARMDFRGKNLIFMLLLSSMMIPFQLLMIPVYNIAINLGLQNSYLGLVLPHACTAFGVFLMRQAFLGIPRALEESAMIEGLSRLQIWWHVLLPLVKPSLATLAVFSFIGVWGDFLWPLIILDDPGYYTLPLGVNRLANTFSMDWRLVAAGAVFSILPILAVFIFSQKYFIEGAMRGAVKG comes from the coding sequence ATGAAAAGTTCCTGGCTTTCCATCGCCCTGCGCTACCTGGCGCTCGCGGCAGTCGCCATGCTGACCATGGGGCCGTTCCTGTGGCTGTTGTCCACGGCGTTGAAATCCGGCAGCGAGAATATTTTCCAGTACCCGCCATCGCTGCTGCCAGCGCAGCCGACGTTGGAGAACTTCTGGCGTGTCATCGAAACGCAGCCGTTTCTCCTCTACCTGAAAAACAGCGTGCTGGTGGCGGGTTTGGCAGTGGGCGCCAACCTGATCTTTGCCTCCCTGGCAGCCTACCCATTGGCGCGCATGGATTTTCGCGGCAAGAACCTGATCTTCATGCTGTTACTCAGCTCTATGATGATCCCGTTCCAGTTACTGATGATCCCGGTCTACAACATTGCCATTAACCTGGGGCTACAGAACTCTTACCTGGGATTGGTGTTGCCCCATGCCTGCACGGCGTTTGGGGTGTTCCTGATGCGGCAGGCTTTCCTCGGCATTCCCCGTGCGCTGGAAGAGTCCGCCATGATCGAGGGCCTTTCCCGCCTGCAGATCTGGTGGCATGTATTGTTGCCATTGGTGAAGCCGTCACTGGCGACCCTGGCCGTCTTCAGCTTTATCGGCGTCTGGGGTGATTTCCTGTGGCCGCTCATCATTCTCGACGATCCGGGCTACTACACGTTGCCGCTGGGTGTTAACCGCCTGGCCAATACCTTTTCCATGGACTGGCGGCTGGTGGCGGCCGGGGCAGTCTTTTCCATCTTGCCGATCCTGGCCGTATTTATCTTCAGCCAGAAATACTTTATTGAGGGCGCCATGCGTGGTGCGGTGAAGGGATGA
- a CDS encoding DUF4127 family protein has protein sequence MPDQPAKRILALPVDGRPVTREQVQLLAEVAGCELSCPAVEELGYFREPASRDHLAAWVSERAEAADGFIFSIDMLVYGGLVPSRFIDDSESSLLERLELLKQLKRGYPDRPLYAFCATMRLSNNNENEEEKLYWADYGELIWRWSYHSDRFDCLGNSEDRNWAEMARAMIPEQIRQDYLTTRARNFAVTCRVLELVEAGVIDRLILPQDDTAEYGFNIAERRKLQAMVDKRGLGERVLIYPGADEVIYTLLVHQLQHLGVIPPLKVALHPHQPDVIQTMVARYEDRTLLESIHCQIAAAGAALVPNTVAADAVIAVHTSGSQQGDWAMEQPLPDPVAADSDWLSSLKKNDKPLALLDLAYANGGDPQLIQALPRPLRSLTAYAGWNTASNSIGSLVAQLCVAVNGGSTENNRHLLAIRLLDDFLYQADFRQRLRRQVPEAAADPDRLLATLETLYLEEAREWLQEQGFDDIQVDSLYLPWRRSFEIGLRTRIGSSCEAEVNA, from the coding sequence ATGCCTGACCAGCCAGCAAAAAGAATCCTGGCGCTGCCGGTCGATGGTCGGCCGGTAACGCGGGAACAGGTGCAGCTTCTCGCTGAGGTTGCCGGCTGTGAGCTTTCCTGCCCGGCGGTGGAGGAACTCGGCTATTTCCGCGAACCGGCCAGCCGCGACCATCTGGCCGCATGGGTTTCTGAACGGGCGGAAGCGGCCGATGGTTTTATCTTTTCCATCGACATGCTCGTATACGGCGGGCTGGTGCCATCGCGCTTTATCGACGACAGCGAGTCTTCCCTGCTCGAACGACTGGAACTTCTCAAACAGCTGAAACGCGGCTACCCGGACCGGCCGCTTTACGCTTTTTGCGCGACCATGCGCCTGTCCAACAATAATGAGAACGAAGAAGAGAAGCTCTACTGGGCGGATTATGGCGAGCTGATCTGGCGCTGGTCTTACCACAGTGATCGCTTCGATTGCCTTGGCAATTCCGAAGACCGGAACTGGGCGGAGATGGCGCGGGCAATGATCCCGGAGCAGATCCGCCAGGATTACCTCACCACCCGCGCGCGTAACTTTGCCGTGACCTGCCGCGTGCTGGAACTGGTCGAGGCGGGGGTGATCGATCGGCTTATCCTGCCCCAGGATGATACTGCCGAGTACGGTTTCAATATTGCCGAGCGCAGAAAACTGCAGGCCATGGTGGATAAGCGCGGCCTCGGTGAACGCGTGCTGATTTATCCTGGCGCGGACGAGGTGATCTATACCCTGCTGGTCCACCAGCTGCAGCATCTGGGCGTGATTCCCCCGCTCAAGGTAGCGCTGCATCCGCACCAGCCTGATGTAATCCAGACGATGGTGGCCCGATACGAGGATCGTACGCTGCTGGAATCGATTCACTGCCAGATCGCCGCGGCCGGCGCGGCGCTGGTGCCGAACACTGTGGCTGCCGATGCTGTGATTGCGGTGCATACCAGTGGCTCTCAGCAGGGTGATTGGGCCATGGAGCAACCACTACCGGACCCGGTTGCAGCCGACAGCGACTGGCTCTCCTCCCTGAAGAAAAACGACAAGCCGCTGGCGCTGCTGGATCTTGCTTATGCCAACGGCGGTGATCCACAGCTGATACAGGCTTTACCCCGACCGCTGCGTTCGTTGACTGCCTATGCGGGCTGGAATACTGCCAGCAACAGTATCGGCAGTCTGGTGGCGCAGCTGTGTGTCGCAGTGAATGGTGGCTCGACAGAAAACAATCGCCATCTGCTGGCGATCCGGTTGCTGGATGACTTTCTCTACCAGGCGGATTTCCGCCAGCGGTTGCGCCGCCAGGTCCCGGAAGCGGCGGCGGATCCCGATCGTTTATTGGCAACCCTGGAGACGCTCTATCTGGAAGAGGCGCGCGAGTGGCTGCAAGAACAGGGCTTCGACGATATACAGGTCGACAGTCTGTATCTGCCCTGGCGACGCAGTTTCGAGATCGGCCTGCGCACGCGAATCGGTTCTTCGTGTGAGGCTGAGGTGAACGCATGA
- a CDS encoding FAD-dependent oxidoreductase produces the protein MNSVNVEAAVIGASLGGVLAAYQLCKRGVRTLLASEFDWIGGQLTSQGVPPDEHSYIESFGASDSYYRFRQAIREYYLANEQFHDNGTMTEGCNPGDGWVSRLCFEPAVAERYLRDLLQPHIASGLLRLQEHCRPIDTGRSGRNIAWVELEHQSGERLRVHAHYFLDATDTGELLAQADLPYRLGKESRAAFNERQAPEQASMADQQPVTFVFALQKTDPAQSTAIPKPEAYDFWKNYIVPHYGYPLFSDHLPGHEGYSSVQLPLFGDGETLDLWRYRRVVAAHNWDDGRADISLINWAQNDYALAPLLDGPTTQAQVVAEARELSFCLAHWLQTEAPRSWIGEEGQGFPELSLATTALGTEDGLAQQVYVRESRRIVGLQTLTQSELELDPAKKWDPACCDHSVGIGLYNMDIHPTCESGMGSNARVRPFELPLEIFIPADADNLLPACKNLSVTHLVNAATRVHPIEWLVGEVAGLLAAFCIRQELKPGTLAAREHAVVDFQRSLTESGIPLHWPDNPAITAVD, from the coding sequence ATGAACAGCGTGAACGTCGAAGCAGCAGTGATCGGTGCCAGCCTCGGCGGTGTGTTGGCAGCCTATCAGCTGTGTAAGCGCGGCGTGCGCACACTGCTGGCCAGCGAGTTTGACTGGATTGGCGGCCAGCTCACCAGCCAGGGAGTGCCGCCAGATGAGCACTCGTATATCGAATCCTTCGGGGCCAGCGACAGCTACTACCGTTTTCGTCAGGCGATTCGAGAGTATTACCTGGCGAATGAGCAGTTCCACGATAACGGCACCATGACCGAAGGCTGCAACCCGGGTGATGGCTGGGTCAGCCGACTGTGTTTTGAGCCCGCCGTCGCCGAGCGCTACCTGCGCGACTTGCTGCAGCCGCATATTGCCAGCGGCTTGCTGCGCCTGCAGGAACATTGCCGACCGATCGACACAGGTCGCTCTGGTCGCAATATCGCGTGGGTGGAACTGGAACATCAAAGCGGTGAGCGGCTGCGCGTACACGCCCATTACTTTCTCGATGCCACCGACACCGGCGAGCTGCTGGCACAGGCGGATTTGCCCTACCGACTCGGCAAGGAGTCCCGCGCGGCGTTCAACGAACGCCAGGCACCCGAGCAGGCCAGCATGGCGGACCAGCAGCCGGTGACCTTCGTCTTCGCCCTGCAGAAAACCGACCCGGCGCAGTCGACAGCGATTCCCAAACCGGAAGCCTATGACTTCTGGAAAAACTACATCGTGCCCCACTACGGCTATCCGCTGTTCAGCGACCACCTGCCGGGCCATGAGGGTTATTCCTCGGTGCAGCTGCCTCTGTTCGGAGACGGAGAGACCCTGGACTTGTGGCGCTACCGGCGCGTTGTCGCCGCCCACAACTGGGATGATGGGCGGGCGGATATCAGCCTGATCAACTGGGCACAGAACGACTATGCCCTGGCACCACTATTAGATGGGCCAACGACACAGGCACAGGTAGTGGCAGAGGCCCGCGAGCTGTCATTCTGCCTCGCCCACTGGCTGCAGACCGAGGCACCGCGATCCTGGATCGGTGAGGAAGGGCAGGGCTTCCCGGAGCTGTCACTGGCAACCACGGCTTTGGGTACCGAAGACGGACTGGCACAGCAGGTCTATGTGCGCGAATCCCGCCGCATCGTCGGCCTGCAAACCCTGACCCAGTCCGAACTCGAACTGGATCCGGCAAAAAAGTGGGACCCGGCGTGCTGCGATCACAGTGTCGGCATCGGTCTGTACAACATGGATATCCATCCCACCTGTGAATCGGGCATGGGCTCCAATGCCCGCGTGCGTCCGTTCGAATTGCCGCTGGAAATTTTCATCCCCGCCGATGCCGACAACCTGCTGCCCGCCTGCAAGAACCTGAGCGTTACCCATCTGGTCAATGCGGCGACCCGCGTGCACCCGATTGAATGGCTGGTGGGTGAGGTGGCCGGTTTGCTGGCGGCGTTCTGCATCCGGCAAGAACTGAAACCCGGCACCCTGGCAGCCCGGGAGCACGCTGTGGTGGATTTCCAGCGCAGCCTCACAGAGAGCGGCATTCCCCTTCACTGGCCCGACAACCCGGCAATCACCGCTGTGGACTGA
- a CDS encoding ABC transporter ATP-binding protein, whose protein sequence is MAELQLQAVKKRFGSIQTIHGVDLQIQPGEFVVFVGPSGCGKSTLLRMIAGLETVTEGSIHIARRDVTSLAPSKRRVSMVFQSYALYPHMTAEQNLSFGMRMRKVPKETIQEKVGRASEILQLEPYLKRKPGELSGGQCQRVAIGRALVQDPDVFLFDEPLSNLDAELRVKMRTEIADLHQRLGATMIYVTHDQTEAMTLANRIVVLRDGRVEQVGEPMALYTNPANQFVAGFIGSPKMNFLPVQATGMEDQKTKVAVSGESGESGKVELAVPCGTEPAAGDELTLGIRPEHITVDDSSELRAQVRSVEQLGSISYLYCTLGGQSLCVQSHGQLLPRPGYEVGLAFVPEKLYLFDADEQTISTLKPMAEH, encoded by the coding sequence ATGGCAGAGTTACAACTTCAGGCGGTCAAGAAGCGCTTCGGCAGCATCCAGACCATTCATGGCGTGGACCTGCAGATACAGCCGGGGGAGTTCGTGGTGTTCGTCGGTCCCTCCGGCTGCGGTAAATCCACCCTGCTACGGATGATCGCCGGGCTGGAAACCGTGACCGAAGGCAGCATCCATATCGCCCGCCGCGATGTGACCAGTCTGGCGCCGAGCAAGCGTCGGGTGTCCATGGTATTCCAGTCGTATGCGCTGTATCCGCACATGACCGCCGAGCAGAACCTCAGCTTCGGCATGCGCATGCGCAAGGTACCGAAGGAGACCATTCAGGAAAAAGTCGGCCGCGCCAGCGAGATCCTGCAACTGGAGCCCTACCTGAAGCGGAAGCCCGGCGAATTGTCCGGCGGCCAGTGCCAGCGCGTGGCCATCGGTCGCGCTCTGGTACAGGACCCGGATGTCTTCCTGTTCGATGAACCGCTGTCCAACCTGGACGCGGAACTGCGGGTAAAGATGCGCACCGAGATCGCCGACCTGCACCAGCGTCTCGGTGCCACTATGATCTACGTCACCCACGACCAGACCGAGGCCATGACCCTGGCCAACCGCATCGTAGTGTTGCGGGATGGCCGGGTGGAGCAGGTGGGTGAACCCATGGCCCTGTATACCAACCCGGCCAATCAGTTCGTGGCCGGGTTTATCGGCTCACCAAAAATGAATTTCCTCCCGGTGCAGGCTACCGGTATGGAGGATCAAAAAACGAAAGTTGCCGTTAGCGGCGAGAGTGGCGAGAGCGGCAAGGTGGAACTGGCGGTTCCGTGCGGCACAGAACCAGCGGCCGGCGATGAACTGACCCTGGGCATTCGCCCGGAGCACATCACCGTCGACGACAGCAGCGAACTGCGGGCACAGGTGCGTTCGGTGGAGCAACTGGGTTCCATCAGTTACCTGTACTGTACCCTCGGTGGTCAGTCACTCTGCGTGCAGAGTCATGGACAATTACTGCCACGCCCCGGTTACGAAGTGGGCCTCGCCTTTGTCCCGGAAAAGCTCTACCTGTTCGATGCTGATGAGCAAACCATCTCGACCCTGAAGCCGATGGCGGAGCACTGA
- a CDS encoding glycoside hydrolase family 10 protein, whose translation MRKLVLLCLWMLLAQIACAANSESAHEEPLPEAVRGVWLTNVASDALYSREGIEEAVALCDELGINTIFVVTWNKGQTLYPSAVMENFTGVAMDPALDPASIGRDPLQEVIDAARPRGIKVIAWFEFGFSSSHSTNGGEIGRLKPHWKSLNAGGELVTKNGFDWLNALDTEVQEFMTSLVLEVAQRYDVDGIQGDDRLPAMPSEGGYNPAVIAHYQREHNGAKPPTDSQEPAWVDWRADILSDYAQDLYRQVKAVRPDLIVSFSPSIFPWSKREYLQDWPAWLQAGNVDLLVPQVYRHNLADYEAALQQTLAQVPEEQREIFVPGVLIKVGDQLPSRELFEGMLAANRRAGLLGEVFFFYEGLPQFRESIQASYQAQPVRFPEYLQGEE comes from the coding sequence ATGCGTAAGCTGGTCCTGTTATGCCTGTGGATGCTGCTCGCGCAAATCGCTTGCGCGGCGAATTCGGAGAGTGCACATGAGGAACCCCTACCCGAGGCGGTGCGCGGGGTCTGGCTCACCAATGTGGCCAGCGATGCGCTTTACAGCCGCGAAGGTATCGAAGAAGCGGTGGCGCTCTGTGATGAACTGGGTATCAACACCATCTTTGTGGTGACCTGGAACAAGGGGCAGACACTCTACCCATCGGCAGTCATGGAAAATTTCACTGGGGTCGCGATGGACCCAGCGCTGGATCCCGCTTCCATTGGTCGTGATCCGCTGCAGGAAGTGATCGATGCGGCTCGCCCTCGCGGTATCAAGGTGATCGCCTGGTTCGAATTCGGCTTTTCTTCCTCCCACAGTACCAACGGCGGCGAGATCGGCCGGCTGAAACCGCACTGGAAATCCCTCAACGCCGGGGGCGAGCTGGTGACCAAAAATGGCTTCGACTGGCTCAACGCGCTGGATACCGAAGTACAGGAATTCATGACTTCGCTGGTGCTGGAGGTGGCGCAGCGTTATGACGTCGATGGCATCCAGGGCGATGACCGCCTGCCGGCGATGCCTTCCGAGGGCGGTTATAACCCGGCCGTGATCGCTCACTACCAGCGCGAACACAATGGCGCAAAGCCGCCGACTGATAGTCAGGAGCCGGCCTGGGTCGACTGGCGGGCGGATATCCTCAGCGACTACGCGCAAGATCTTTATCGACAGGTCAAAGCCGTGCGGCCAGACCTGATCGTGTCTTTTTCACCTTCCATCTTTCCCTGGTCCAAGCGGGAATACCTGCAGGACTGGCCCGCCTGGTTGCAGGCCGGCAATGTGGACCTGCTGGTGCCGCAGGTCTATCGCCACAACCTTGCCGATTACGAAGCCGCACTGCAGCAGACGCTGGCGCAGGTACCGGAAGAGCAGCGAGAAATATTTGTCCCCGGTGTGCTGATTAAGGTCGGTGACCAGTTACCCAGCCGCGAGTTGTTCGAGGGCATGCTGGCTGCCAACCGCCGCGCGGGCCTGCTCGGCGAAGTGTTCTTCTTCTACGAGGGGCTGCCGCAATTCCGGGAATCCATTCAGGCTTCCTACCAGGCACAACCGGTGCGCTTTCCCGAATACCTGCAGGGAGAAGAGTAG
- a CDS encoding carbohydrate kinase family protein, with the protein MLKVVCFGEALVDLLSDRVAGNASTGSAESGVEQFRKFPGGAPANAAVAVAKLGGEAYFAGMLGEDLFGRFLFDALRSEGVKTDYVRFTNEAKTALAFVSLDESGERSFEFYRPPAADLCFRPEHFHQDTFSGQGILHLCSNSLTDGEIAATTLQAAKTAQAQGWLVSVDVNLRHNLWPAGSASRGRVLELVALADIVKMSREERDFLTNGKDFHSQLLQQRPQLLLVTDGPQPLQWISAVGQGTVVPPRTDTVDTTAAGDAFIGGLIYQLAQQRVTPTELSGWLHTEIFQQALHFACACGAHAASKAGAFPSLPNQQSLNAFLSARSHHA; encoded by the coding sequence ATGTTGAAAGTCGTCTGCTTTGGCGAGGCGCTGGTCGATCTCCTGTCGGATCGGGTGGCCGGTAATGCCAGTACGGGTAGTGCCGAGAGCGGGGTGGAACAGTTCCGCAAGTTTCCCGGTGGTGCGCCAGCCAATGCCGCAGTGGCGGTGGCGAAGCTCGGCGGCGAGGCCTATTTCGCCGGCATGCTGGGGGAGGACCTGTTCGGGCGCTTTTTGTTTGACGCGCTACGATCCGAGGGGGTCAAGACCGACTATGTGCGCTTTACCAATGAAGCAAAAACTGCGCTGGCTTTTGTCTCCCTCGATGAGAGCGGCGAGCGCAGTTTTGAATTTTACCGTCCGCCTGCGGCGGACCTGTGCTTTCGCCCCGAGCATTTCCATCAAGACACCTTCTCCGGTCAGGGCATTCTGCATTTGTGCTCCAACAGCCTGACGGATGGCGAGATCGCCGCTACCACCCTGCAAGCGGCAAAGACCGCCCAGGCTCAGGGCTGGCTGGTGAGCGTCGATGTAAACCTGCGCCACAACTTGTGGCCGGCGGGTTCGGCCAGTCGCGGACGGGTGCTGGAATTGGTGGCACTGGCGGATATCGTCAAGATGAGCCGCGAAGAGCGGGACTTCCTCACCAATGGGAAAGATTTCCACAGCCAGTTGCTGCAACAGCGTCCACAACTGCTATTGGTCACCGATGGCCCGCAGCCTCTGCAGTGGATCAGTGCCGTCGGTCAGGGCACAGTGGTACCGCCCCGGACCGATACGGTGGACACCACCGCCGCCGGCGATGCCTTTATCGGTGGCTTGATCTATCAGCTGGCACAACAACGTGTGACGCCGACCGAACTCTCCGGCTGGCTGCATACAGAAATATTCCAGCAGGCTCTGCACTTTGCCTGCGCCTGCGGCGCCCATGCAGCATCGAAAGCGGGTGCATTTCCCTCATTGCCCAATCAGCAATCGCTCAACGCCTTCCTCTCTGCAAGGAGCCACCATGCCTGA
- a CDS encoding AGE family epimerase/isomerase, with the protein MPDTPNFRSAEFLKQHVDSILAFYQPHVTDGRLGGFHQNYLDDGTVFDPGFKHLVSSTRMIFNYCGAYRHSGNEEDLQRARHGLEYLRNQHWDAQRQGYNWLLNNNAPVDQTNHCYGLAFVMLALASCVELNLDGTREDLYKTWDLLNQHFWQADAGLYADEATPDWQTVSPYRGQNANMHCCEALLAAYKATGDKQFLDRAYTLARTVAVTLADKAEGLIWEHFTETLEIDWDYNKDDPKNLYRPWGFQPGHQTEWSKLLLTLHRYRPEPWMLERARNLFDRALEVCWDGEHGGIAYGHAPDGSICDADKYFWVQAESFAAAALLAEATGEEMYWQWYDRIWDYCWAHFIDHEHGAWYRVLDRQNRKYSNEKSIAGGKCDYHTLGACWELLELLKRR; encoded by the coding sequence ATGCCTGATACTCCAAACTTCCGCAGCGCCGAGTTTCTGAAGCAGCACGTCGACAGCATTCTGGCCTTCTACCAGCCCCATGTGACTGATGGGCGGCTGGGTGGCTTTCATCAGAACTACCTCGATGATGGCACCGTGTTTGATCCGGGCTTCAAACACCTGGTCAGCTCCACCCGTATGATCTTCAACTACTGCGGCGCCTATCGACATTCCGGCAACGAGGAAGATTTGCAGCGCGCACGGCATGGCCTCGAATACCTGCGCAACCAGCACTGGGACGCGCAGCGCCAGGGCTACAACTGGTTGCTGAACAACAATGCCCCTGTGGACCAGACCAACCACTGCTATGGCCTCGCCTTTGTGATGCTGGCACTGGCCAGCTGCGTGGAGCTGAATCTGGACGGCACCAGGGAGGATCTCTACAAAACCTGGGATCTGCTCAATCAGCATTTCTGGCAGGCCGATGCCGGACTCTATGCCGACGAAGCCACACCGGACTGGCAGACGGTCAGCCCCTATCGGGGGCAGAACGCTAACATGCACTGCTGCGAGGCCTTGCTGGCTGCTTACAAGGCGACGGGTGACAAGCAGTTCCTCGATCGCGCTTACACCCTGGCCCGGACCGTTGCTGTCACTCTGGCGGACAAGGCCGAGGGGCTGATCTGGGAGCACTTCACCGAAACCCTGGAGATCGACTGGGACTACAACAAAGACGACCCGAAAAATCTCTACCGGCCCTGGGGCTTCCAGCCCGGCCACCAGACCGAGTGGAGTAAGTTACTGCTCACTCTGCACCGTTATCGGCCGGAGCCGTGGATGCTGGAGCGGGCCCGCAACCTGTTCGACCGTGCGCTGGAAGTTTGCTGGGATGGTGAACACGGCGGTATCGCCTACGGCCATGCGCCGGACGGCAGCATCTGTGATGCCGATAAATATTTCTGGGTGCAGGCAGAGAGCTTTGCCGCCGCGGCATTGCTGGCAGAGGCCACCGGCGAGGAAATGTACTGGCAGTGGTACGACCGTATCTGGGATTACTGCTGGGCACACTTTATCGATCACGAGCACGGTGCCTGGTACCGCGTCCTCGATCGGCAGAATCGCAAATACTCCAATGAAAAGAGCATCGCCGGCGGTAAGTGTGACTACCACACACTGGGTGCCTGCTGGGAGCTACTGGAGCTGTTAAAGCGCCGCTGA
- a CDS encoding TIGR00730 family Rossman fold protein gives MKNICVYCGSSPGRRTEFLQAAEALAAELVARDIGLVYGGASIGIMGALADAVLAQGGRVIGVIPEALAVREVPHPNVTEMRVVTSMHERKAMMEALSDGFIALPGGLGTLEELFEILTWGQLGFHQKPCGLLDVAGYYQHLATFLDHCVTEQLLQPQYRAMLLEADDPAKLLKLMENYRPPPRDQRISRDDL, from the coding sequence ATGAAGAATATCTGTGTCTACTGCGGCTCCAGTCCCGGGCGCCGGACCGAATTCCTGCAGGCGGCCGAGGCGCTGGCGGCGGAACTGGTGGCGCGGGATATCGGCCTGGTTTATGGAGGTGCCAGTATCGGCATCATGGGTGCGCTGGCCGATGCAGTGCTGGCCCAGGGCGGCCGTGTAATCGGGGTAATCCCGGAGGCGCTGGCGGTACGGGAAGTGCCGCACCCCAACGTCACCGAGATGCGGGTGGTGACCTCGATGCACGAGCGCAAGGCGATGATGGAGGCGCTCTCCGACGGCTTTATCGCCCTGCCCGGCGGTCTTGGCACCCTCGAGGAGCTATTCGAGATCCTCACCTGGGGACAACTCGGTTTTCACCAGAAACCCTGTGGATTACTCGATGTAGCCGGGTACTACCAGCACCTGGCCACCTTCCTCGATCACTGTGTGACGGAGCAGCTGCTGCAACCCCAGTACCGGGCCATGCTGCTGGAGGCAGACGACCCCGCCAAGCTACTGAAACTGATGGAAAATTATCGCCCGCCGCCGCGAGACCAGCGCATCTCCCGCGACGATCTCTGA
- a CDS encoding lyase family protein, which translates to MPAIRKLLAASTLAWLGSATALASTTDTPPTVSDIFSAESKTQKVLDIEAALASAQAELGIIPDWAAKELEAKASTDYVSQEDLAREYDVVRHRMVALLNVWQRALKPEAAEYMHFGATTVDIYDTALVLQLEESTRALISQLRALEEIMMRLAQEHKGTVMVGRTLGQHALPITFGKKVSTWLGENRRNIERLKDMHGRLLRSGILKGAVGSYVGLGEQGIEVERAFAKHLGLQRPYPDDWHGARDILAEYAFTLALISKSYGRIGNELFLLQMTDIGETEEVRKKTAVGSSTMPHKKNPSKSEALVFYSRSIPRTAEIIADDMINVFERDNTSRTNRLLAEISIETEDMLNAAMGLLGNLKINQAAMAENLEKTRGMILSQRVTFALADKIGKTTANSRLHELAVEAMAEDISLREAIEGASDIAQHFTPTELDELFDSTSYLGLAEEQVDAVIAYCREARKSDFAD; encoded by the coding sequence ATGCCAGCTATCCGCAAACTCCTTGCCGCCAGCACCCTGGCCTGGCTTGGCAGCGCTACCGCGCTCGCCAGTACCACTGACACACCACCAACGGTCAGTGATATTTTTTCCGCGGAAAGCAAAACCCAGAAAGTGCTCGATATCGAGGCTGCGCTGGCTTCTGCCCAGGCCGAGCTGGGCATTATCCCGGACTGGGCGGCGAAGGAACTCGAAGCAAAAGCCAGCACGGACTATGTGTCGCAGGAAGATCTGGCGCGGGAATACGATGTGGTCCGTCACCGTATGGTGGCACTGCTGAACGTGTGGCAGCGCGCTCTTAAACCCGAAGCCGCGGAATACATGCATTTCGGTGCGACCACGGTGGATATCTACGATACCGCCCTGGTGCTGCAGCTGGAGGAATCCACTCGCGCCCTGATCAGCCAGCTGCGCGCGCTGGAAGAAATCATGATGCGGCTGGCGCAGGAGCATAAAGGTACGGTGATGGTGGGCCGTACACTGGGCCAGCATGCACTGCCTATTACCTTTGGTAAGAAGGTAAGCACCTGGCTGGGGGAAAACCGCCGTAATATCGAACGCCTCAAGGATATGCACGGCCGGCTGCTGCGCTCGGGTATCCTCAAAGGTGCCGTGGGTAGCTACGTAGGCCTCGGTGAGCAGGGGATTGAAGTCGAGCGTGCGTTTGCCAAACACCTCGGCCTGCAGCGGCCCTACCCCGACGACTGGCATGGTGCCCGGGACATACTTGCCGAGTACGCCTTTACTCTGGCTCTGATCAGCAAGTCTTACGGTCGCATCGGCAACGAGTTGTTCCTGCTGCAGATGACCGATATCGGCGAAACAGAAGAAGTCCGCAAGAAAACGGCTGTTGGCAGCAGCACCATGCCGCACAAGAAAAACCCGAGCAAATCGGAAGCCCTGGTCTTCTATTCACGCAGTATTCCACGGACGGCGGAGATCATTGCCGATGACATGATCAACGTATTCGAACGGGACAACACCTCGCGCACCAACCGGTTGCTCGCGGAGATTTCCATCGAAACGGAAGACATGCTCAACGCCGCCATGGGCCTGCTCGGCAACCTCAAGATCAACCAGGCTGCCATGGCCGAGAACCTGGAGAAAACCCGCGGCATGATCCTCTCCCAGCGGGTCACCTTTGCACTGGCAGACAAAATCGGCAAGACCACCGCCAACAGCAGGCTGCACGAGCTGGCGGTAGAAGCCATGGCTGAGGACATTAGCCTGCGCGAAGCGATCGAGGGCGCCTCTGATATTGCCCAGCACTTCACCCCCACGGAACTCGACGAACTGTTCGATAGCACCAGCTATCTCGGCCTGGCAGAGGAACAGGTAGACGCCGTCATCGCCTACTGCCGCGAGGCGCGGAAGAGCGATTTCGCAGACTGA